Genomic DNA from Frondihabitans sp. PAMC 28766:
GACGACGTGCTGTGGGAGGGGTATGTCGGCAACCTCGGCTCGGCCGGAGTCGCCCGTCGCGCCGGATTCACCTACACCGGCACCGGGCCGGGGCTGCAGCCCGACCGCGACCGAGGGCATCCTGCCTGCTGGAAGGGTCGTCTCGGCCGCGACGACGATCGCGAGCCCAAACCGAACTGGCCGACCGAGGGGTCGTCACGTCACGCCATGTAAGAAGTTCATTTCGCCAGTCGCGCGGAATACTGCCCTGGTGCCCGCGTTGGTTATGGTCGAAGAAGCGACGATGCTTCTCGAGATTCTCGTCAGACGCCGACGAACCCGAAACTCCCTTCTCACCCCGATTGAGGCCTCCGTGAGCACGACCGCAGCCCCCGCTTCCGCGCAGCTGCAGCACGCCATGCGCCGGGCACTCACCCTCGCTGCCAACGGCCCCGCCCGCGGCCCGCACGCGCGGGTCGGCTGCGTGCTGCTCGACGCCCACGGCGAGGTCGTGGCCGAGGGCTGGCACCGCGGCGCCGGCACCGCCCACGCCGAGGTCGACGCCCTGTCGCACC
This window encodes:
- a CDS encoding GNAT family N-acetyltransferase, with product MVGVISIRLMHHDIGFWAAPDVRGLGLTTEAVRLVADWAFDEGLDDVLWEGYVGNLGSAGVARRAGFTYTGTGPGLQPDRDRGHPACWKGRLGRDDDREPKPNWPTEGSSRHAM